In Sphingomonas sp. JUb134, the sequence GCTGGCCGGTTAACGGAGCCTCGGATAGCCGGCGCACCAACGACACCGGATCCAAACGAGTAACAGAGGTACAGAGTATGCGTAAGTTCACGCTTGCGGCCGCCGCCGCCGCCGCCTTCGTCGCCATGCCGGCTTATGCGCAGGACGAGGCCCCCGATGGCTCGCGCGCGTTCGGCATCGATCCGTATGTCGCCGTGCTGGGTGGCTGGGAGCAGTTCGACAACGAGCCGAACGAAGCAGGCATCCCGGCCGCGACCCGCGGCCGTCTCGACGGCAGCCTGGTCCAGGGCATCGTCGGCTTCAACGTGCCGCTCGGCCCCGTGTTCGTGGGCGCCGAAGGCAATGTCGCCAAGGGCATCTCGGGCGACATCGACTGGGAGTATGGCGTTGCTGGCCGCGCGGGCGTTCGCGCTGGTGAGAGCGGCCTGATCTACGGCAAGGTCGGCTACCAGTGGGTGAACTTCGCAGCGTTCGGCAAGGACAGCCCTGACTATCACGCCATGACCTACGGCCTCGGCTTCGAAGTCGGCCCGAAGGACATCGGTCTCGGCGGCATCACCGACAACGCTGGCGTCCGCCTCCGCGCGGAAGTCACCACCTTCGGTGACGCCCAGAGCCTCCGCCCGATGGCGGGTCTGGTCGCGCACTTCTAAGCGCGATCGTGTAACTGCGTACCGGAAGGGGCGGGGTTCGGGATACCGGACCCCGCCCTTTCTGCGTCTGGAGGATGCGAAGGCTGGCCGTCCCCTGGCCGGCCGGGCGCCGGGGAGCTATCCTGCGCCCCATGAAGCTTCCCACCGTCCACACGCCAAGCCTTGCTATTCACGACAGCAGCGCCCGTTTCCCGGTGCGCCGCATCTATTGCGTCGGCCAGAACTATGCCGAGCATGCCCGTGAAATGGGCAATGATCCCGATCGGCAGGAGCCCTTTTTCTTCTCGAAGCCGGCCGATGCGGTCGTCCCGAGCGGCACGGTCGTCCCGTTCCCCACGCGGACGCAGGACCTTCACCACGAGGTGGAACTGGTGATCGCGCTGGGTGCCGGAGGATGCGACATCCCCGTGGAAGAGGCCGAGCAACGGATCTTCGGCTGCGCAGTGGGCGTCGACCTCACCCGTCGCGACCTTCAGGCGGTAGCCAAGAAGGTAGGACGTCCGTGGGACATGGCCAAGGGCTTCGACCGGTCCGCGCCGATTGGTCCCCTTGTTCCGGGGCCGGTGCCGCGGGATGGTGCGATCACGCTCGCGGTGAATGGCAGCCCGCGGCAGTCGGGCAGGCTTTCCGACATGATCTGGGCGCCGGCTGAGATCCTGGCCATCCTTTCGACCTATGTGCACCTGGCTCCCGGCGATCTCATCTTCACCGGAACGCCGTCGGGCGTGGGGCCGCTGAAGTCCGGCGATCGGGTCACAGGGCGCGTCGACGGTCTCCCCGCGGTGCACATCGAAGTTGCTTAAACCAGAAGAGGCGCGGTCCCGAGGGACCACGCCTCCATTGTAGTCGATCGCGACGGTTCTGTCAGAAGCGGAAGCGAACGCCGAGCGAGTAGGCGCGCTCCAGGTACAGGACCTGACGGGTATAGGCGTCGCCCGTCTCGCTATACTCGCGCGTGCGACGGAGCGGGTTTCCTAGCAGGTTCACGATGTCGAATGCGATCGTGACGTTCTCGATCGGCGTCACCGAGGTCGAGAAGTCCAGCTGGCCGCGGCCTCGTTCGACGATCGGGTGCGCGATGGGATCGAAGGTCTCAAGCGTGTAGGCGGTGATGAACTTCGAGCGATAGTTGTACGCCAAGCGTGCGGAGAACTGCGGGCGCTCGTACAGGCCGACGACGTTATAGGCCCAGCGCGATACGCCCGGAAAGGCTTCCTGCCCGCCGCCGCGCGTCTCTGCAAAGCTTGGGATCAGGTCACCCTTTGCATCGATGTAGGTGCCGTTGGCCTGGATGCCGAAGCCCTTTGCCCAGTCCGGCAGCCCCTCGAAGTCGAGGAAGCTGGTGAAAGTGACTTCCGCGCCCTGCAAACGCGTTTTGCCGAGGTTTACCGGACGGGCGATGCGCAGCCCCTCGACGGAACGATCGTCCACCGTCGCAAGGAAGCCGGCGG encodes:
- a CDS encoding outer membrane protein → MRKFTLAAAAAAAFVAMPAYAQDEAPDGSRAFGIDPYVAVLGGWEQFDNEPNEAGIPAATRGRLDGSLVQGIVGFNVPLGPVFVGAEGNVAKGISGDIDWEYGVAGRAGVRAGESGLIYGKVGYQWVNFAAFGKDSPDYHAMTYGLGFEVGPKDIGLGGITDNAGVRLRAEVTTFGDAQSLRPMAGLVAHF
- a CDS encoding fumarylacetoacetate hydrolase family protein; protein product: MKLPTVHTPSLAIHDSSARFPVRRIYCVGQNYAEHAREMGNDPDRQEPFFFSKPADAVVPSGTVVPFPTRTQDLHHEVELVIALGAGGCDIPVEEAEQRIFGCAVGVDLTRRDLQAVAKKVGRPWDMAKGFDRSAPIGPLVPGPVPRDGAITLAVNGSPRQSGRLSDMIWAPAEILAILSTYVHLAPGDLIFTGTPSGVGPLKSGDRVTGRVDGLPAVHIEVA
- a CDS encoding TonB-dependent receptor domain-containing protein, which codes for MACFYSAPLAWFCSAVDTRTGSFTAALFRHDAAGFLATVDDRSVEGLRIARPVNLGKTRLQGAEVTFTSFLDFEGLPDWAKGFGIQANGTYIDAKGDLIPSFAETRGGGQEAFPGVSRWAYNVVGLYERPQFSARLAYNYRSKFITAYTLETFDPIAHPIVERGRGQLDFSTSVTPIENVTIAFDIVNLLGNPLRRTREYSETGDAYTRQVLYLERAYSLGVRFRF